In Carya illinoinensis cultivar Pawnee chromosome 7, C.illinoinensisPawnee_v1, whole genome shotgun sequence, the following are encoded in one genomic region:
- the LOC122316297 gene encoding transcription termination factor MTERF15, mitochondrial-like — translation MALLRQVGVPQSTFSFLITNFPSTAFAKHTRFAEAIHEVKEMGYDPSKTVFVNAIHVLLSMSRPKLESKLELYKRWGWSKDVALLAFKRHPNCMLLSHEKITKAMDFLVNKMGCSSTDIARNPKVICFSLEKRIMPRCSVVQILIAKGLVKNNLSPSTFIGPCESNFLDRFVIKFQDGVPELQNVYKGKDGSFGC, via the coding sequence ATGGCACTTTTGAGACAAGTTGGAGTGCCTCAATCCACATTCTCTTTCTTGATAACTAATTTTCCTTCTACGGCGTTTGCTAAGCATACTAGGTTTGCTGAAGCTATCCACGAGGTGAAGGAAATGGGATATGATCCCTCCAAAACGGTTTTCGTCAATGCAATCCATGTGTTATTGAGTATGAGTAGACCAAAGTTGGAATCGAAGTTGGAGCTTTATAAGAGATGGGGTTGGTCAAAAGACGTTGCTCTCTTAGCCTTTAAAAGGCATCCAAATTGTATGCTTTTATCACATGAGAAGATCACAAAAGCAATGGACTTCCTTGTGAACAAAATGGGTTGTTCATCCACAGACATTGCTAGAAATCCTAAAGTTATATGTTTCAGCTTGGAGAAGAGGATTATGCCTAGATGTTCAGTTGTTCAGATTTTGATAGCCAAGGGTTTGGTTAAGAATAATTTGTCCCCGTCGACTTTCATAGGACCTTGTGAGAGCAACTTCCTGGATAGGTTTGTGATCAAATTTCAAGATGGTGTTCCTGAACTGCAGAATGTGTATAAAGGAAAAGACGGATCTTTTGGATGTTAG